The following are from one region of the Bactrocera oleae isolate idBacOlea1 chromosome 6, idBacOlea1, whole genome shotgun sequence genome:
- the LOC118680106 gene encoding uncharacterized protein — MSTKQTEATLISPYLNADFIKHALERHFNGALDGSNQDKIEMLECQFERATAEGENFCSVIYRAKVQFRLQSAGAENSNEKREITVIVKDVLGEIAELGSNELAMYKHVLPEMQKILDQAAEKHKIGDAVATQKFYANCYFCERKPREIYVLEDLNDAEYRSMNRYVGLDLEETKVVLKKLAIFHAASMKYIEKFPTESAALMPSTFTVTANGKNEDVFSNAIFVGGITAATKIVAEWKDFEEIAMKMRTFVEKFDACAKRVMRPERCRFNVITHGDLWANNILMKYASVDGKQVPHDAVFVDFQMDFVGSCGYDLNFFLNTSVQLDVLKLHRYELLRHYYTHLKDTLKILGTEESDIPSVQVVMEEVRDLELVSYYALACELPICCMDREGSVGLTLHSLIDPTIKEETHKKMFANKRVLDMLRYGLDRLNELGVLDLL, encoded by the exons ATGTCCACAAAGCAAACCGAAGCGACATTAATATCGCCCTACCTCAATGCGGACTTTATTAAACATGCACTGGAACGTCATTTTAATGGCGCGCTAGATGGCAGCAATCAGGATAAAATCGAAATGTTGGAATGCCAATTTGAACGTGCCACAGCAGAGGGTGAAAACTTTTGTAGCGTCATCTATCGTGCAAAAGTACAATTTCGTTTGCAAAGCGCAGGTGCGGAAAATTCGAATGAAAAGCGCGAAATAACGGTTATTGTGAAAGATGTATTGGGAGAAATAGCCGAACTCGGTTCGAATGAGTTGGCTATGTATAAACATGTGCTGCCGGAAATGCAGAAGATACTTGACCAAGCCGCCGAGAAGCATAAGATTGGTGATGCGGTTGCGACGCAGAAATTTTATGCCAA ttGCTACTTTTGTGAGCGTAAGCCACGTGAGATTTATGTTTTAGAAGATCTGAATGACGCCGAATATCGCAGTATGAACCGTTACGTTGGTCTGGATTTAGAGGAGACGAAAGTCGTTCTGAAAAAGCTTGCAATATTCCATGCCGCCTCAATGAAGTATATAGAAAAG TTCCCCACAGAATCGGCTGCGCTAATGCCTTCAACATTTACGGTAACGGCTAACGGTAAGAACGAGGATGTCTTCTCCAATGCTATTTTTGTGGGTGGCATAACAGCGGCGACGAAAATTGTGGCAGAATGGAAAGATTTTGAAGAGATCGCAATGAAAATGCGCACATTTGTCGAAAAATTCGACGCATGCGCCAAGCGTGTAATGCGACCGGAACGTTGCCGCTTTAACGTGATTACGCATGGCGATCTCTGGGCAAATAATATACTAATGAAATATGCGTCAGTAGATGGGAAGCAAGTGCCACACGATGCAGTATTT GTCGATTTTCAAATGGATTTTGTTGGCAGCTGTGGTTACGATCTCAATTTCTTTCTAAACACAAGCGTTCAATTGGATGTCTTGAAGTTACATCGCTATGAGTTACTGCGCCATTATTACACACATCTAAAGGATACACTGAAAATCTTGGGTACCGAAGAATCGGACATACCCAGTGTGCAAGTGGTTATGGAGGAAGTGCGTGATTTGGAATTGGTTAGTTACTATGCGTTGGCATGTGAATTGCCGATATGCTGCATGGATCGTGAGGGTTCAGTAGGTCTGACTTTGCATAGCTTGATTGATCCGACAATCAAAGAAGAAACACATAAGAAGatgtttgccaacaagcgtgtATTAGATATGTTGCGTTACGGATTGGATCGCTTGAACGAACTGGGTGTTTTAGATTTATTATGA